TCGGCACCCTGGCGGCGGCTGCCGGGCGCAGTCTCGTGACATCCACCACCGAACAGGAGGACGGCCACGCCTTCCTGCGTCACTTCGGTGGGGAGGAAACGATGCGCTACGAAGAAAATCACCTGCGCCTCGACCGGGTCGATTGGGCGATGGTGAAGCGCTGGTTTGCCACCCTTCCCGCCGATCTTTCGCTCACCACTTATGCCGACCGCGTGCCGATGGCGGCGTTCGAGCGGATGCTGCCGGCGATCAACGCGATGGTCGCCGACATCCCGCGCGACCGGCTGAGCATCCCGGTCATCGAAAACTCTCCCTCAATGATCGAGGACTGGTACGGACGGCTGGGTCAGCGCCAAGGCCGGCATCATATGCTGGCGCTGACGGATGCGAATGGCGAGCTTGCCGCCATGGCGGATTTGCTCTGGTTCCCCGACACCCCCGACCGCGCCGGCCACAATCTGATGGGGGTTCGGCGGGACCGGCGCGGACAGGGACTTGGCAAGGCGATCAAGGCCGCCGCGCTGTTGCATGTCCGCAAGGCGCTGCCGACTGTGGAACTGATGACCACAGGCAACAACCAGGTGAACGCGCCGATGCTGGCGATCAACCGCCAACTGGGCTTCTTCACCCATCGTAGCGGCGGCTTCTACGAGATCCCAGCGGACGCCCTGCCCCGAGAGTAAAGCCCCTCAACCCCCCTTCACCTTGTGCAGCGGCTGACTGGTGCCGGCATCGACGCGGCCGCGGCCGGGTTCCTCCGCCTCCAGCGGAGCGCAGGCGACCATGGTGGCGAGCGAGCGGCGGGCGAGGCGCTGGTATTCCTCCGTGCCTTCCGACTTCCAGGCGACCTCGTCCGGCCGCAGCTCGCGCATCACCTTGGCCGGCAGGCCGGCCACCAGCGTGCGCGGCGGCACGACGAAACCGGCCTTGACGAAGGCCATGGCGGCGACGATCGACTCCTCGCCGATCTCCGCGCCGTCCATCACCACCACATTCATGCCGACCAGCGCGTTGC
The Azospirillum sp. TSA2s DNA segment above includes these coding regions:
- a CDS encoding GNAT family N-acetyltransferase, whose translation is MAAPTISIRPLDLHSASAAEWAAFHQFRRIRHAESCRDEPLLPDAAVEAYRRKRSPYWQHVGWAAWEDTGGGESIVGYIYADLPDGSRPEMASNGHQMFVHGSVCKEFRRQGIGTRLLAKVGTLAAAAGRSLVTSTTEQEDGHAFLRHFGGEETMRYEENHLRLDRVDWAMVKRWFATLPADLSLTTYADRVPMAAFERMLPAINAMVADIPRDRLSIPVIENSPSMIEDWYGRLGQRQGRHHMLALTDANGELAAMADLLWFPDTPDRAGHNLMGVRRDRRGQGLGKAIKAAALLHVRKALPTVELMTTGNNQVNAPMLAINRQLGFFTHRSGGFYEIPADALPRE
- a CDS encoding transferase hexapeptide repeat family protein, producing MTAPTLPRPTVYAIDGVIPVIDPTAFVHPSAVLIGDVVVGPGCYVGPCASLRGDFGRIVLQRGSNVQDNCTIHAFPGHDAIVEKDGHVGHGAVLHGCVVRRNALVGMNVVVMDGAEIGEESIVAAMAFVKAGFVVPPRTLVAGLPAKVMRELRPDEVAWKSEGTEEYQRLARRSLATMVACAPLEAEEPGRGRVDAGTSQPLHKVKGG